The Sphingomonas carotinifaciens genomic sequence ACCCGGCGCGCCGGAACGCGATGTTGGTCGCAGAGGCGATGACCGCCCCGTTGCCGAGCCCGACGATCGCGGCCGGGATCGACATCATGTCGATCATCCGCGCCGCGACGGAGGCGTCCAGCCCCAGCGGATAGTCGGTCGGATCGAGTGCAGCGGTAGCCATTGCCAGACCGGTCTACGACTCGGTTCGTTAAGGCGACCTAAAAGCATCAGGCCGTTTTCACCGGGACCATCCGTTTCACAGGCACCAACGACCCGCAGTCATGATAGTCAGGTGAAGCGATTATCCCTGGGGAAGCCGGTCGGCGGCATCCGCCCCGCCGCCCCGCGCGCGGTGCGCCACGCCGACAGGTCATGCTCCACCCGCACGCGCCCGGTATCGCCGCCCATCGGCCAGCTCAGCCCGTCCTTGAACACGAAGGTCGTCGCATCAGACAGGCCACCGTCGCGATAGCGCTGCAACTGCACCCCGGTACCCCGCGACAGCTCGGCAAACTCCGTCAACGGGAACACCAGCATCTTGCGGTTGTCACCGATCGCCGCGACATAATCGTCCTCGGGCTTCACCGGCCGCACCACCTTGAGCACGGCGCCGGCGCGGGTCGTCACCACCGTCTTGCCCTTGCGCGTTTCCGCGATCACGTCGCCGGTCTGCACCACGAAGCCGCGCCCGTCCGACGCCGCCACCAGCAGCCGGGCCGCGCGTGCGGCGGGCAGGAAGCCGACGATCCCGACCGATCCGTCCAGATCGATCATCGCCCGCACCGGCTCACCGAAACCGCGCCCCCCCGGCAGCTTGTCGGCGGGCAGCGTGAAGAAACGCCCGTTCTCCGCTGCCAGCAACAGCTTGTCGGTGGTCTGCGCGTGAAAGGCGAAGGCGGGGCCGTCACCTTCCTTGAACTTGGCGGTGTCGGCCGAGGCGAGATCGACATGCCCCTTCATCGCCCGCACCCATCCGCGCTGCGACAGGATCACGGTGATCGGCTCGCGCTCGATCATCGCCTCCAGCGGGATGTCGCGCGTCGGTGCCGCTTCCTCGATGCCGGTCCGCCGCCTGCCCAGCACGGTTTCCGGGCCATAGCGGTCGCGCACCTTGCCCAGGTCGCGCTTCATCCGCGTCCGCTGCCGCGCTTCCGAGCCCAGCAGCGTGGTCAGCGAGTCGCGCTCCTTGTCCAGCGCATCGCGCTCGCCGCGGATCTCGAACTCCTCCAGCCGGCGCAGGGAGCGCAGCCGCATGTTCAGGATCGCCTCGGCCTGCCGGTCGGTCAGGCTGAACTCGGCGATCATCACCGCCTTGGGCTCGTCCTCGGTGCGGATGATCTCGATCACCCGGTCCAGGTTCAGATAGGCGATCAGATAACCGTCGAGCAGCTCGATCCGGTCGGCGATCTTGCCCAGGCGATGCTCGGACCGCCGCCGCAGCACCACGAATTGATGCTCCACCCACGCCGCCAGCGCCTCGCGCAGCGACATGACGCGCGGGGTGCGGTCCTTGTCCAGCACGTTCAGGTTGAGGCTGATGCGCGTTTCCAGATCGGAAAAACGGAACAGCCCGTCCATCAGCACCTGCGGATCGACGGTGCGCGCCCGCGGCTCCAGCACGATGCGCACCGCTTCGTCCGATTCGTCGCGAATGTCGGCCAGGATCGGCAGCTTCTTGTCGTTGATCAGCCCGGCAATCTGTTCGATCAGCTTGCCCTTGGCCACGCCATACGGGATCTCGCTGACCACGATCTGCCAGCCGCCGCCCTTCTCGCGCTCGATCTCCCAGCGCGCCCGCACCCGAAAACCGCCGCGCCCGGTGGTATAGCTTTCGCGCAGCACCGCCGGCGGATCGACCACCAGCCCGCCGGTCGGGAAATCCGGGCCCTTCACCAGCGCCAGCACCGCGTCGTCGTCGGCGGCGGGATCGTCGATCAACAGGATCGCGGCATCGAGCAGTTCGGCGGCATTGTGCGGCGGGATGCTCGTCGCCATCCCCACCGCGATCCCGCTCGCCCCGTTGGCCAGGAGGTTGGGGAACAGCCCGGGAAACAGCTCGGGCTCCTGCTCCTCGCCATTATAGGTCGGGCGATAGGCGACCGCGTCCTCGTCCAGCCCGTCCATCAGGTCGGTGGCGACACTGGTCAGCCGCGCCTCGGTATAGCGGTACGCCGCGGCGTTATCGCCATCGATATTGCCGAAATTGCCCTGCCCGTCGACCAGCGGGTAGCGCAGCGCGAAATCCTGCGCCAGGCGCACCATCGCGTCATAGACCGACTGGTCGCCATGCGGGTGATATTTGCCGATCACGTCGCCCACGACGCGCGCGCACTTCTTGTACCCCGAGGCCGGGTCCAGCTTCAGCAGCCGCATCGCCCAGAGCAGCCGCCGATGCACCGGCTTCAGCCCATCGCGCACGTCCGGCAGAGAGCGCGCGGTGATCGTGGACAGCGCATAGACAAGGTAACGCTCGGACAGCGCACTGTCGAAGGGGGCATCGAGGATGCCGATCGGGGGATTGTCGGAAAGGTCAGTCGCCATGGTTCGGCCGCGAGCCTAGCAGCAAACGCGCGCCGGACGCAATCGCCAGGAACATAACAGGTACACGAAGCCATCGTGGCAAGGGTGCGGTCGGCCCACCGGTGGATGCGGGCTGTTCCTGCATGTCGTCCACCACCTTGAAGACCCGGAAGGCTATGTTGTGCCAATCCGCCGCAGAAAGGGCGATCCAGTCGATCGTCTCCGCCATTTCGCGTCGGACCGGTCGGTCGTCTGCAAATTCCAGATAGAAGACCGACACTTGTCGCAACAACACCTTGGCGGGAAAGCGATCGTCATCGCGCAACAGGCTGGCCACGGTTCCCTGGTATCCCACGGCACGTCCGTCCTTCTCCAGCTTGCTCAAGACATAAGCGGTGACGAACCCGTCATCGTCGCGCTTGGTGGTCAACAATCCGCCCAACGGCCCATGAAAGATCGCAGGGTCACCGCCACGCACGACCAGCAGGCCGCTCACCCACCCCACGGCCATCGCCAACAGGCACAGACACGCAAGCCCAAAGAACAATGCAAACACATGATCGGGTGTCGCCTGCCCGGCTTCCCGCATCCGCAGAATGTCATACGGATTGGGCGCCGGCAGGTCGATCAGCTGCACCCCCGTCGCCCGCAACCAGCCTGGCCCTTCGCGCAGCAGAAATGCATATAGAAAGTGCACGACCACGCTGAACATGCCGACCAGTGCAATGCCTTGTGTGCTGCCCAGGCTGGGCACCGTAGGCTCGACCTCGTTGGTCTGCCCCGCACGATAGAAGATCCTGACCGCCAAAATGCCCGGCAACAACATTGCCGCCGTCAGGATGGCGACCAAGGTCAGTCCCATTGCCGCCGATCTCCGATCAGCGGCCGGGCATCAGCATGCACGCTTGGCCGACTCGCGTTGCGCCTTCTCGATCGCGCTACGGCGGATCACCCGCACGCCGTCTTCGCGCAATTCGGAGGCATTTTCCACCGCTTGCCAACTTCCGCCAAAAGCAGCCACCACCTTGGCGGCCATGCGGAGGGACCCAGGCGAATTGATGCGTCCACTGCTCATGGCATGGATATAGTCAATACCGACCGGACGACCAAGTCTGCCCGTCACCGCCCGTCGGACGGTTGAGCCGGCTCCCGCTCGAATTGCCAGTCATGATCGACCACGATGATCGAGCGTACCGGCCGCCCATCGACATCGCGTGACGGATCATAGCGGAAGCGCTTCTCGATCAGGCGGCAGGTCACCGCGTCCAACGCCGCGTTGCCGCTCGACCGGGTGACCGCGCAGTGCGTCGCACGGCCATTGGTTTCCACATAATAGCGCACCGACACGGTACCCCCGGCACCGGCATCCGCCGCCGCTTCCGGATAATCCGAGTCGCGGATGCGTCCCGCGATCCGCCGCGGCGGCGTCTCGAACCCGTCGCCATCACCGTCGCCGTCGCCGCCCGCGCCGCTGCCATCGCCCTGGCCGCCTGCGCCGGTTCCCGGTCCCGGCCGGTCGGACGCCCCTGCGGTCGGATCGTTGCCGGTGCGCGCCACCGGCGCGGTCACGACCGGCACCACCACCGGCAGCGGCACGATCGGCACCGGCGCCACCAGCTCGGTCGCCTCGGAGCGCAGGTTGCGCGGCGAGGCCCGACCGGCTGCCCGTTGCGAGGGTATCCGCTCGGGCACCACGCGGGGCGGCGGCGGCGGTGGCGGCGCCACGCTAAACACCGCCAGCCCCTCGTCCGCCGCGGGAGCGGTGATCCGCACGCCCAATCCGTGAACCAGCGCCGCACCAAGCAGCCCCACGACCAATATCGTCGGCACCGCCGCCCGCACCCGCGCCGTCCATCGCTCGCCTTGCGTCATCACGGCGACTGATCTGGGGCGTCGTGCCCGTGATCGCTAGGCCCGGCGCTGTCCTACACAGCACCGTCCTGCTATGGAAAAGCCATGCGCGTCCCGCCGCCCCGCCCCGTCATCCCAGCACGAACGACGATTGCAAAAAGGGTAAGTGGACACGGATGGGGGGACGTAGTGTCCACTTCCGGCATTCCGGTCCCGCAGACCCACACGGGGCGGCCGCGAATCGGTGCGCGCGATCCATCCGCCCTCACCCGATTGCGCGCTCGCCACCCTTCCTTTATAGGCGCGCGCATTCCGCCCCGGCCTCGCACCCACGCGCGCCGGGGTCGCTCATTTTCAGGGGACCGCCACATGGCTCGCCGCCGCCAGATCTACGAGGGCAAGGCCAAGATCCTGTACGAGGGCCCCGAGCCCGGCACGCTGATCCAGTATTTCAAGGACGACGCCACCGCCTTCAACGCGCAGAAGAAGGGGACGATCAACGGCAAGGGCGTGCTCAACAACCGTATTTCCGAGCATGTCTTCACGCTGCTCGATCATATCGGCGTGCCCACCCACTTCATCCGCCGCCTCAACATGCGCGAGCAGTTGATCCGCCAGGTGGAGATCGTGCCGATCGAGGTCGTGGTGCGCAACGTCGCCGCCGGCTCGCTGTCCAAGCGGCTGGGGATCGAGGAGGGCACGAAGCTGCCCCGCACGATCATCGAATATTACTACAAGGACGATGCGCTCGGCGATCCGATGATCTCGGACGAGCATATCGCCGCCTTTGGCTGGGCCAGCCAGGAGGAGATGCACGACATCGCCGATCTGGCGATCCGGGTGAACGATTTCCTGTGCGGCCTGTTTGCCGGCGTCGGCATCCGCCTGGTCGACTTCAAGCTGGAATTCGGCCGCATCTGGGACAATGACTTCGGTCGCATCATCCTGGCCGACGAGATCAGCCCCGATGGCTGCCGCCTGTGGGACATGACCTCGGGCGAAAAGCTCGACAAGGACCGTTTCCGCCGCGACCTTGGCGGCGAAGTCGAGGCTTATCAAGAGGTTGCGCGCCGGCTTGGCCTGCTGCCCGATGGCGGCGACAATTCGGTCCTCGATCTGGAAGAACACCGCAAGAGCCGGGGTAAGTGATGAAGCTGCGTATTTTCGTGACCCTGAAGCCCGGCGTGCTCGACCCGCAGGGCAAGGCGATCCACCACGCGCTCGAAGGGCTCGGCTTCGGCGGGGTCGAGGATGTGCGCGCCGGCAAGCTGATCGAGATGCAGGTCGCCGACGACACCAGCGACGCGCAGGTGGACGAGATGTGCCGCAAGCTGCTCGCCAACACGGTGATCGAGAATTACCGGGTGGAGCGCGCCTGATGAAGACCGCGGTCATCGTATTCCCCGGCTCGAACTGCGACCGCGACGTGGCGGTGGCGCTGGAACAGGTGACCGGCGTGAAGCCCGCCATGGTGTGGCACGGCGACAGCGACCTGCCGGACGGGCTGGACTTCGTCGCGGTGCCCGGCGGCTTCTCCTATGGCGACTATCTGCGCTCCGGCGCGATCGCCGCCCGCTCGCCGATCATGCGTTCGGTGGTCGAACAGGCGGACAAGGGCCTGAAGGTTTTTGGCGTCTGCAACGGCTTTCAGGTACTGACCGAGGCGGGGCTGCTGCCCGGCGCGCTGATGCGCAACGGCGCGCTCAACTTCGTCTGCCGCGACGTGAAGCTGGAGGTGGCGAACGCCGACAGCGCCTTTACCCGCCTCTACGCTGCGGGCGAGACGCTCACCGTCCCCGTCGCGCATCATGACGGCAACTATTTCGCCGACGCCGACACGCTCGACCGGCTGGAGGGCGAAGGCCAGGTCGCGTTCCGCTACGCAGAGCCCGTCAACGGCTCGGCGCGCAACATCGCCGGCCTGCTCAACGCCCGCGGCAACGTGCTCGGCATGATGCCCCACCCCGAACGCCGCATCGAGGCCGCCCATGGCGGCACCGACGGCCGCCGCCTGTTCGAAGCCGTCCTGGAAACGGTCAGCGCGTAGTTGAGAACCCCTCTCCCCCGGGGAGCATCAGGTAAACAGCGCCCCCGCGCTGTTTAGTTCATGCCGGGGGCATGAACGACCTGATGCTGGAGGGGCCCATCGCACAGCGATGGGAGGGTGAGGGGCAGCCCCAAACGCCCCCTAAGCGACTGTCACTGCCCAATATCCCGTCGAAACGTCTCCGGCAAAAACAGCACCCCCAGCACCAGCGTCACGCTCGCCAGCACCACTGGATACCAGAGCCCGTAATAGATATCCCCGGTCGCCGCGACCATCGCGAACGCCGTCGTCGGCAGGAACCCGCCGAACCACCCGTTGCCGATATGATAGGGCAACGACATCGAGGTGTACCGGATACGCGTCGGGAACAGCTCGACCAGCAACGCCGCGATCGGCCCATAGACCATGGTCACCAGCAGCACCATGAACCACAGGATCGCCACCACCGCGACCGTGTTCATGCCCTCCGCCTTGGCCGGATACCCCGCCTCGGCCAGCGCCCCCTTCAACGCGGCCTGATACGCGGCCACCGCCCCTTTGCGTGCCTCGCCGGTCACGACGGAGGGATCGGGCGCCACCAGCCGCCGCGCGCCGATCCGCACCTCCGCCACCGCCCCTTCGGCCGCCTCGACATTGGCATAGCTGATGCCGTTCTTGGCCAGATACGACTTGGCGATGTCGCAACTCCGCGCATCGAAGGTGTTGCGCCCGACGGGATCGAATTGGAACGAACAGTCGCCGCCATGCGCCACCACGCTGACCGGCGCCGCCGCCTGTGCCCGCGCCAGCGCCGGGTTGGCGGCCCCGGTCAATGCGCCGAACAGCGGGAAATAGGTCACCGCCGCGAGCGCGCAGCCGGCCATGATGATCGGCTTTCGCCCGATCAGGTCCGACAACCAGCCAAAGATCACGAAGAAGGGCGTGCCCAGGGCAAGCGCCACCGCCATCAGCACGTTCGCCGTGGCGCCATCCACCTTCAGCATCTTTTCCAGGAAGAACAGCGCGTAGAACTGCCCGGTGTACCACACCACCGCCTGCCCCATCGCCGCCCCGAACAGCGCGATCAGCACGACCTTCAGATTGCCCCACCGCCCGAACGCCTCGGTCAGCGGCGCCTTCGATGTCGTGCCCTCTTCCTTCATCTTCAGGAACACCGGGCTTTCCGACAGTTGCAACCGGATCCACATGGATACGCCGAGCAGGATGATCGAAACCAGGAACGGCAACCGCCAGCCGAAGCTGCCGAACGTCTCCTCGCCCAGCATGTTGCGGAACCCGATCACCACCAGCAGCGCCGCGAACAGCCCCAGCGTGGCCGTGGTCTGGATGAAGCTGGTATACAGCCCCCGCTTGCCGTCGGGCGCATGCTCGGCGACATAGGTCGCCGCCCCGCCATATTCGCCGCCCAGTGCCAGCCCCTGCAACAGCCGCAATCCGACCAGGATGATCGGCGCCGCGATTCCGATCGTGCCATAGGATGGCAACAGCCCCACCGCGAAGGTGGACAGCCCCATGATCCCCATCGTCACCAGGAACGTGTTCTTGCGCCCTACCAGGTCGCCGATCCGCCCGAACACCAGCGCCCCGAACGGCCGCACCGCAAAGCCCGCGGCGAACGCCCCCAGTGCCAGGATGAACCCGGTCGTCTCGTTCACGCCCGAAAAGAACTGCTTCGAAATGTGCGTCGCCAGCAAGCCGTACAGGTAGAAATCATACCATTCGAATACCGTGCCCAGCGACGATGCGCCGATCACCAGCTTCTCGTTCTGCGTCGTGCCCCTTCGTTCCGCGCCATAGATGGTCGCCATGTGCATCCTCTTCCTGTCTCCGGGCGGCCCTGTTGGAACGGGGCGATCCTCGGTGCGTAAGGATGACAGCGTCGGCCGGCACGGTCGATAGAGGAAGTGCTGCGATGGTCCCACCGCGACGCGCTTGACCAGAGAGCCACCTCGCCCGAGGGATAGTTCAACAAGGAGAGGCCATGACCGAAACCATCCATGCCGCACCCACCGGCGTCGAGGGCAGCATCGACCGGGCAGACTATGAACGGCAATACCGCGCGTCGGTCGAGGACAGCGACGCCTATTGGCGCGATCAGGCGCAGGCGATCGACTGGATCACCCCGTTCCGGCAGGTGCAGGACACCTCATTCAACGAGGCGGATTTCCGCATCCGCTGGTTCGCCGATGGTGAATTGAACGTCTCGGTCAACTGCGTCGACCGCCATCTTGCCACCCGCGGCGATCAGGTCGCGATCGTCTGGGAGGGCGACGAGCCCGGCGAAACCCGCTCGATCACCTATCGCGAACTGCACCGCGACGTCTGCCGCTTCGCCAATGTCTTGAAGGATCTCGGCGCGAAGAAGGGCGATCGCATCACCCTCTACCTGCCGATGATCGCAGAGGCCGCCGCGGCGATGCTCGCCTGCACGCGGATCGGCGCGATCCACTCGATCGTCTTTGGCGGCTTCTCGCCCGACAGCCTGGCGAACCGCATCCAGGATTGCGATTCGCGCATCGTCATCACCGCTGACGAAGGCTGTCGCGGCGGCAAGCGCATCCCGCTCAAGGCCAATGTCGACAAGGCGTTGGCCCAGTGCCCGTCTGTCGAACACGTCCTCGTCATCCGCCGCACCGGTGGCGACGTGGCCTTCACCGAGGGGCGTGATATCTGGCTGCACGACGCGCTTCAGGGGGTGTCGGACGACTGCGCGCCCGAACCGATGAACGCCGAAGACCCGCTGTTCATCCTCTACACCTCCGGCTCCACCGGCAAGCCCAAGGGCGTGCTGCACACCACCGGCGGCTATCTCGTCTGGGTGACCAAGACCTTCCGCGACGTGTTCGACTACCGCGATGGCGAAGTCTATTGGTGTACCGCCGATATCGGCTGGGTCACCGGGCACAGCTATGTCGTCTACGGCCCGCTCGCCAACGGCGCGACCACGGTGATGTTCGACGGCGTGCCGAACTATCCCGATCATGCCCGCTTGTGGGAGACGATCGATCGTCTCGGCGTCAACATCCTCTACACCGCCCCCACTGCGATCCGCGCGCTGATGCGCGAAGGCAAGGACTGGGTGACGAAATACAGCCGCCGGTCACTGCGCCTCCTCGGCACGGTGGGGGAGCCGATCAACCCCGAGGCATGGGACTGGTATCACCGCGTCGTCGGCGATGGCCGCTGCCCGGTCGTCGATACCTGGTGGCAGACGGAGACGGGCGGCATGCTCATCGCCCCCCTGCCCTATGCCACCGATCTCAAGCCCGGTTCCGCCACCAAGCCGCTGCCCGGCGTGCAACCGCAACTCGTCGATACCGAGGGCAAGGTGCTGGAGGGTGCCACCGAGGGCAATCTGGTGATCGCCGACAGCTGGCCCGGTCAGATGCGCACCGTCTGGGGCGATCATGATCGCTTCTTCCAGACCTATTTCTCCACCTATCCGGGCAAATATTTCACCGGCGATGGCTGCCGCCGCGACGCGGACGGGTATTACTGGATCACCGGCCGGGTGGACGATGTCATCAACGTCTCCGGCCACCGCATGGGCACCGCCGAGGTGGAATCGGCGCTCGTCGCCCATGCCAAGGTCGCGGAAGCCGCCGTCGTCGGCATGCCGCACGAGGTGAAGGGCCAGGGCATCTACGCGTATGTGACGCTCAACGCCGGCGAGGAGCCTTCGGAAGAGCTGCGCACCGAATTGCGGCAATGGGTCCGGCAGGAAATCGGCCCCATCGCCAGCCCGGATGCGCTGCAATTCGCGCCCGGCCTGCCCAAGACGCGCTCCGGCAAGATCATGCGCCGCATCCTGCGCAAGATCGCGGAGAACGACGTCGGCAATCTTGGCGACACCTCGACCCTCGCCGATCCAGCGGTGGTCAACACGCTCGTCGCCGAGCGGGTGCGATAAGCAGACCGCTCAGACGCGGGCACGAAACGGCGTGAAGTCGGTGCCCGCGTCGAATACGTCGACGCCCTCAGCGCGCTTCAGCCCGCCGACTACCAGATAGGTGAGCGGGGTCAGCAGCACCTCCCACCCGACCTTCAGCGCCCATTGCGTGTACAGCACCGTCACCACCAGTCCGGTCGTCCACCCTTGCGCACCCCAGAAGGCGAGCGGATAGAAGATCAGGCTGTCGACGCCCTGTCCGACCACGGTCGATCCGATCGTCCGCATCCACAGATGCCGCCCGCCCGACCACAGCTTCATGCGCGCCATCACATAGGCGTTGACGAACTCGCCCGCCCAGAACGCACAGACGCTGGCCAGCACGATCCGGGGCACCTGCCCGAACACCGTCTCGTACGCGGCCTGGTTGGTCCAGCTCGGCGCCGGCGGCAGCGCCACGACGATCCAGCTCATCAGCGCCATGAACAGCACCGCCCCGGTCCCCGCCCAGATCACCCGCCGCGTCCGTGCATAGCCGTACACCTCGGTCAGCACGTCGCCGATGATGTAACTGAGCGGAAAGAACAGGATACCCGCACCGAACGGCCACGGCCCCAGCAGCGGCAGGGTGATGGTCGCGACCTTGCCTGCCCCGATCACGTTCGACAGCAACAGGATGGTGACGAACGCCGCCATCACATAGTCGAACCAGCGGAAATCGCGCCCCCGCAGGTCGCGCGCCGTGACCTTCACGGCCGGTGAAACGTCCATGTCCATGGACAAGGACTTTATCGCCATTCCATCCGGCATCAAACCGCGCTAAACGCTGCCACGTCCGCGCGTCCGTAGCTCAGTTGGATAGAGCAAGGAGCTTCTACCTCCTCGGTCGGGGGTTCGAATCCCTCCGGGCGCGCCACCTTTCCCAAATGAAAAACGGCGGCACCAGGGCCGCCGCATCTCAGAGGATCATTCCCACTCGATCGTCCCCGGTGGCTTGGACGTATAGTCGTAGGTCACCCGGTTGATGCCGCGCACCTCGTTGATGATGCGCGTCGCGATCCGCGGCAAGAAGTCGCCGGGAAAGTCGAACGCCTGCGCGGTCATGCCGTCGACCGATGTCACCGCACGCAGCGCCAGCACATGGTCGTAGGTTCGGCTGTCGCCCATCACGCCCACCGTTCGTACCGGCAGCAGTACCGCGAACGCCTGCCAGATCGCATCGTACAGGCCGGCGCGGCGGATTTCCTCCAGATAGATCGCATCCGCCTTGCGCAGGATGTCGCAGCGTTCCTTGCTGACCTCGCCGGGGATGCGGATCGCCAGTCCGGGGCCGGGAAACGGATGCCGCCCGACAAATGCTTCGGGCAGGCCGAGTTCACGGCCCAGCACGCGCACCTCGTCCTTGAACAACTCGCGCAGCGGCTCGACCAGCTTCATGTTCATGCGATCCGGCAGACCGCCGACATTGTGGTGGCTCTTGATCGTCACCGACGGGCCGCCGGTGAAGCTGACGCTCTCGATCACGTCCGGATACAGCGTACCCTGCGCCAGGAACTCGGCGCCACCGATCTTCTTGGCCTCGGCCTCGAACACGTCGATGAAGGTCTTGCCGATGAACTTCCGCTTGGCTTCCGGATCGGTCACCCCGGCCAAGCCGGTCATGAACAGCTCCTCGGCATCCACATGGACGAGCGGGATATTGTAATGACCGCGGAACAGGCCGACGACCTCTTCCGCCTCGCCCGAGCGCATCAATCCATGGTCGACGAACACACAGGTCAGCTGGTCGCCGATCGCCTCGTGGATCAGCACCGCCGCCACCGCCGAGTCGACACCGCCGGACAGGCCGCAGATCACCCGCCCCGTGCCGACCTGCTTGCGAATGTCCGCGATCTTGGCCTCGCGGAATTCGGCCATCGTCCAGTCGCCCGACAGGCCGACCACATGCCGCGCGAAATTGGCGATCAGCTTGCCGCCATCCGGCGTATGCACGACTTCCGGATGGAACTGCATCGCGTAGATGCGCCGCGCATCGTCGGCGATGATCGCAAACGGCGCGCCCGGGCTGGTGGCGACGACACGGAAGCCGGGCGCCAGCGCCGTCACCTTGTCGCCATGGCTCATCCATACCTGATGACGATCGCCCAGGTCCCACAGGCCGTCGAACAGCGCACAAGGCTCGTCGATCGTCACATAGGC encodes the following:
- the parC gene encoding DNA topoisomerase IV subunit A: MATDLSDNPPIGILDAPFDSALSERYLVYALSTITARSLPDVRDGLKPVHRRLLWAMRLLKLDPASGYKKCARVVGDVIGKYHPHGDQSVYDAMVRLAQDFALRYPLVDGQGNFGNIDGDNAAAYRYTEARLTSVATDLMDGLDEDAVAYRPTYNGEEQEPELFPGLFPNLLANGASGIAVGMATSIPPHNAAELLDAAILLIDDPAADDDAVLALVKGPDFPTGGLVVDPPAVLRESYTTGRGGFRVRARWEIEREKGGGWQIVVSEIPYGVAKGKLIEQIAGLINDKKLPILADIRDESDEAVRIVLEPRARTVDPQVLMDGLFRFSDLETRISLNLNVLDKDRTPRVMSLREALAAWVEHQFVVLRRRSEHRLGKIADRIELLDGYLIAYLNLDRVIEIIRTEDEPKAVMIAEFSLTDRQAEAILNMRLRSLRRLEEFEIRGERDALDKERDSLTTLLGSEARQRTRMKRDLGKVRDRYGPETVLGRRRTGIEEAAPTRDIPLEAMIEREPITVILSQRGWVRAMKGHVDLASADTAKFKEGDGPAFAFHAQTTDKLLLAAENGRFFTLPADKLPGGRGFGEPVRAMIDLDGSVGIVGFLPAARAARLLVAASDGRGFVVQTGDVIAETRKGKTVVTTRAGAVLKVVRPVKPEDDYVAAIGDNRKMLVFPLTEFAELSRGTGVQLQRYRDGGLSDATTFVFKDGLSWPMGGDTGRVRVEHDLSAWRTARGAAGRMPPTGFPRDNRFT
- a CDS encoding energy transducer TonB, which translates into the protein MTQGERWTARVRAAVPTILVVGLLGAALVHGLGVRITAPAADEGLAVFSVAPPPPPPPRVVPERIPSQRAAGRASPRNLRSEATELVAPVPIVPLPVVVPVVTAPVARTGNDPTAGASDRPGPGTGAGGQGDGSGAGGDGDGDGDGFETPPRRIAGRIRDSDYPEAAADAGAGGTVSVRYYVETNGRATHCAVTRSSGNAALDAVTCRLIEKRFRYDPSRDVDGRPVRSIIVVDHDWQFEREPAQPSDGR
- the purC gene encoding phosphoribosylaminoimidazolesuccinocarboxamide synthase; translation: MARRRQIYEGKAKILYEGPEPGTLIQYFKDDATAFNAQKKGTINGKGVLNNRISEHVFTLLDHIGVPTHFIRRLNMREQLIRQVEIVPIEVVVRNVAAGSLSKRLGIEEGTKLPRTIIEYYYKDDALGDPMISDEHIAAFGWASQEEMHDIADLAIRVNDFLCGLFAGVGIRLVDFKLEFGRIWDNDFGRIILADEISPDGCRLWDMTSGEKLDKDRFRRDLGGEVEAYQEVARRLGLLPDGGDNSVLDLEEHRKSRGK
- the purS gene encoding phosphoribosylformylglycinamidine synthase subunit PurS — protein: MKLRIFVTLKPGVLDPQGKAIHHALEGLGFGGVEDVRAGKLIEMQVADDTSDAQVDEMCRKLLANTVIENYRVERA
- the purQ gene encoding phosphoribosylformylglycinamidine synthase subunit PurQ, whose product is MKTAVIVFPGSNCDRDVAVALEQVTGVKPAMVWHGDSDLPDGLDFVAVPGGFSYGDYLRSGAIAARSPIMRSVVEQADKGLKVFGVCNGFQVLTEAGLLPGALMRNGALNFVCRDVKLEVANADSAFTRLYAAGETLTVPVAHHDGNYFADADTLDRLEGEGQVAFRYAEPVNGSARNIAGLLNARGNVLGMMPHPERRIEAAHGGTDGRRLFEAVLETVSA
- a CDS encoding MFS transporter, whose translation is MATIYGAERRGTTQNEKLVIGASSLGTVFEWYDFYLYGLLATHISKQFFSGVNETTGFILALGAFAAGFAVRPFGALVFGRIGDLVGRKNTFLVTMGIMGLSTFAVGLLPSYGTIGIAAPIILVGLRLLQGLALGGEYGGAATYVAEHAPDGKRGLYTSFIQTTATLGLFAALLVVIGFRNMLGEETFGSFGWRLPFLVSIILLGVSMWIRLQLSESPVFLKMKEEGTTSKAPLTEAFGRWGNLKVVLIALFGAAMGQAVVWYTGQFYALFFLEKMLKVDGATANVLMAVALALGTPFFVIFGWLSDLIGRKPIIMAGCALAAVTYFPLFGALTGAANPALARAQAAAPVSVVAHGGDCSFQFDPVGRNTFDARSCDIAKSYLAKNGISYANVEAAEGAVAEVRIGARRLVAPDPSVVTGEARKGAVAAYQAALKGALAEAGYPAKAEGMNTVAVVAILWFMVLLVTMVYGPIAALLVELFPTRIRYTSMSLPYHIGNGWFGGFLPTTAFAMVAATGDIYYGLWYPVVLASVTLVLGVLFLPETFRRDIGQ
- the acs gene encoding acetate--CoA ligase, yielding MTETIHAAPTGVEGSIDRADYERQYRASVEDSDAYWRDQAQAIDWITPFRQVQDTSFNEADFRIRWFADGELNVSVNCVDRHLATRGDQVAIVWEGDEPGETRSITYRELHRDVCRFANVLKDLGAKKGDRITLYLPMIAEAAAAMLACTRIGAIHSIVFGGFSPDSLANRIQDCDSRIVITADEGCRGGKRIPLKANVDKALAQCPSVEHVLVIRRTGGDVAFTEGRDIWLHDALQGVSDDCAPEPMNAEDPLFILYTSGSTGKPKGVLHTTGGYLVWVTKTFRDVFDYRDGEVYWCTADIGWVTGHSYVVYGPLANGATTVMFDGVPNYPDHARLWETIDRLGVNILYTAPTAIRALMREGKDWVTKYSRRSLRLLGTVGEPINPEAWDWYHRVVGDGRCPVVDTWWQTETGGMLIAPLPYATDLKPGSATKPLPGVQPQLVDTEGKVLEGATEGNLVIADSWPGQMRTVWGDHDRFFQTYFSTYPGKYFTGDGCRRDADGYYWITGRVDDVINVSGHRMGTAEVESALVAHAKVAEAAVVGMPHEVKGQGIYAYVTLNAGEEPSEELRTELRQWVRQEIGPIASPDALQFAPGLPKTRSGKIMRRILRKIAENDVGNLGDTSTLADPAVVNTLVAERVR
- a CDS encoding queuosine precursor transporter, which encodes MDVSPAVKVTARDLRGRDFRWFDYVMAAFVTILLLSNVIGAGKVATITLPLLGPWPFGAGILFFPLSYIIGDVLTEVYGYARTRRVIWAGTGAVLFMALMSWIVVALPPAPSWTNQAAYETVFGQVPRIVLASVCAFWAGEFVNAYVMARMKLWSGGRHLWMRTIGSTVVGQGVDSLIFYPLAFWGAQGWTTGLVVTVLYTQWALKVGWEVLLTPLTYLVVGGLKRAEGVDVFDAGTDFTPFRARV